One segment of Hemibagrus wyckioides isolate EC202008001 linkage group LG05, SWU_Hwy_1.0, whole genome shotgun sequence DNA contains the following:
- the gck gene encoding hexokinase-4, with protein sequence MPCITAVRQQRLRVPSSYKSMLEKVHMVDQILSEFQLSKEELKEVMRRMQREMNRGLRVETHEEASVKMLPTYVCSTPEGSEVGDFLALDLGGTNFRVMLVVVGEDEERGWKVETKHRMYSIPEDAMTGTAEMLFDYIAECISDFLDEHHIKHRKLPLGFTFSFPVRHEDLDKGILLNWTKGFKASGAEGNNVVGLLRDAIKRRGDFEMDIVAMVNDTVATMISCYYEDRSCEVGMIVGTGCNVCYMEEMHSVELVEGEEGRMCVNTEWGAFGGNGELEDFRLEYDRVVDESSLNPGEQLYEKLISGKYMGELVRLVLMKLVNEDLLFNGEASDILKTRGSFETRFVSQIESDTGDRKQIYNILSSLGVLPSELDCDIVRLACESVSTRAALICGAGLAGVINIMRERRCVDELKITVGVDGSVYKLHPWFKERFHKAVWDLTPDCDITFIQSEEGSGRGAALISAVACKMAARTIEP encoded by the exons ATGCCGTGCATCACTGCTGTCCGCCAACAGAGGCTCAGAGTGCCGAGCTCTTACAAGTCAATGTTGGAGAAAGTTCACATG gtggACCAAATCCTGTCTGAGTTCCAGCTCAGTAAAGAGGAGCTGAAGGAGGTGATGAGACGGATGCAGAGGGAGATGAACCGAGGGCTCCGTGTGGAAACGCATGAGGAAGCCAGCGTTAAAATGCTGCCCACTTATGTCTGCTCTACTCCTGAAGGCTCTG AGGTTGGAGACTTCCTGGCATTAGATCTAGGTGGCACTAATTTCCGTgtgatgctggtggtggtgggtgaggatgaggagagaggCTGGAAGGTGGAGACCAAGCACCGTATGTACTCCATCCCTGAGGATGCCATGACCGGGACTGCAGAAATG CTGTTTGACTACATCGCAGAGTGTATATCTGACTTCCTGGATGAGCACCACATCAAACATAGGAAACTTCCTCTGGGATTCACTTTCTCGTTTCCGGTCCGTCACGAGGACCTTGATAAG GGAATCCTACTAAACTGGACCAAAGGGTTCAAGGCTTCTGGCGCTGAAGGCAACAATGTGGTTGGTCTGCTTAGAGATGCCATTAAAAGGAGAGGG GACTTCGAGATGGACATAGTTGCAATGGTGAATGACACGGTGGCCACAATGATCTCCTGTTACTATGAAGACCGGAGCTGTGAGGTTGGCATGATAGTAG GAACCGGCTGTAATGTGTGCTACATGGAAGAGATGCACTCAGTGGAGCTGGTGGAAGGGGAGGAGGGACGGATGTGTGTGAACACCGAGTGGGGAGCCTTCGGAGGAAATGGAGAGCTGGAAGACTTTCGTTTGGAATATGACCGAGTGGTGGACGAGTCATCGCTCAATCCTGGAGAACAGCT CTACGAGAAGCTGATCAGTGGGAAGTACATGGGCGAGCTGGTGCGTCTTGTCCTGATGAAGCTTGTGAATGAAGACTTGCTCTTCAACGGGGAAGCTTCAGACATTCTGAAGACACGTGGCAGCTTCGAGACTCGCTTCGTCTCCCAGATCGAAAG tGACACAGGAGACAGAAAACAAATATACAACATCCTGAGCTCACTGGGGGTCCTGCCATCCGAGCTGGACTGTGACATTGTGCGTTTGGCCTGTGAGAGCGTCTCCACTCGCGCAGCGCTCATTTGTGGAGCTGGACTCGCCGGAGTTATTAACATCATGAGGGAGCGCCGCTGTGTGGACGAGCTGAAGATCACCGTGGGAGTGGACGGCTCTGTCTACAAACTCCACCCATG GTTCAAAGAGCGGTTTCACAAAGCCGTGTGGGACTTGACGCCGGACTGCGACATCACCTTCATCCAGTCAGAAGAAGGCAGTGGCCGAGGAGCGGCGCTTATCTCGGCTGTGGCCTGTAAGATGGCGGCCCGCACAATAGAGCCATGA